From a single Pempheris klunzingeri isolate RE-2024b chromosome 2, fPemKlu1.hap1, whole genome shotgun sequence genomic region:
- the zmynd10 gene encoding zinc finger MYND domain-containing protein 10 has protein sequence MDTSVILPVEAEGFVQSLETFSVKEVGSARWFRQHEHIEKLNMQAILNASATHDEFVKELLVSYRKIPVLVHEMILVEVWKQNVFPILCQLQDFNPKNTFHLYMVIHHEATIINLLETIMFHKDSCEAADDSVLDLVDYCHRKLTLLASKAIREGVTTHSQHNLTGQAAASSMEELQVQSLALEFEISLKAVSVLRYITDHTESISVINRMLCTHNLPCVLVQLIDCCPWSCCRGGQVEKYMNGRWQKIPVEDHLKMTKLDGQVWISLYNLLLKEDCQRKYDFNSFNKNQLLKLRGFLTEVLIDQLPNLVELQRFLAHLAVSDPAPPKKELILEQIPEMWNHIVRENSGKWKATAKYQVKETFNPSESDLRLQAQSLAQTYNLDVMESLLPEKPKCGSCGKEAAKRCSRCQGEWYCHRECQVKHWPKHKKACQLMAEATEKIQRELHISSS, from the exons ATGGACACGTCGGTAATTCTGCCTGTGGAAGCAGAGGGGTTTGTTCAAAGTCTGGAAACTTTCTCTGTCAAAGAAGTGGGCTCTGCGAG GTGGTTCAGACAGCATGAGCACATTGAGAAACTCAACATGCAGGCAATACTGAATGCTTCTGCCACACATGATGAATTTGTTAAGGAGCTCTTGGTATCATACAGAAAG ATACCTGTTCTGGTCCATGAAATGATCCTTGTTGAAGTGTGGAAGCAAAACGTGTTCCCCATCTTGTGTCAGCTGCAGGACTTTAATCCCAAGAACACATTTCATCTTTACATGGTG ATCCACCACGAAGCCACGATCATAAACCTGCTTGAAACGATAATGTTTCATAAG gATTCATGTGAGGCGGCTGATGACTCTGTTCTTGACTTGGTGGATTACTGCCACCGCAAACTCACCCTACTGGCCAGCAAAGCGATCAGGGAGGGCGTAACAACTCACAGCCAACACAACCTGACAGGGCAGGCAGCTGCGTCCTCTATGGAG GAGTTGCAGGTGCAGAGTCTTGCGCTGGAGTTTGAAATCTCTCTGAAGGCCGTCTCTGTGCTGCGCTACATCACGGACCACACAGAGAG TATCAGTGTGATCAATCGTATGCTGTGCACCCATAACCTGCCTTGTGTGCTGGTTCAGCTAATTGACTGCTGCCCTTGGAGTTGCTGTAGAGGAG GGCAGGTAGAAAAGTACATGAATGGCAGATGGCAGAAGATTCCTGTGGAGGACCATTTAAAGATGACAAAACTGGATGGTCAGGTTTGGATTTCCCTTTacaacctgctgctgaaggaaGACTGCCAAAGGAAATATGACTTCAACAGCTTCAATAAGAACCAGCTTCTAAAG CTCCGCGGTTTCTTGACGGAGGTGCTGATTGATCAGCTGCCCAacctggtggagctgcagcgcTTCCTGGCTCACCTTGCTGTTTCAGACCCCGCCCCTCCAAAAAAAGAGCTTATTTTGGAGCAG ATCCCTGAAATGTGGAACCACATTGTGAGGGAGAATTCTGGGAAGTGGAAGGCAACAGCAAAATATCAAGTCAAAGAAACCTTCAACCCATCTGAAAGTGACCTGAGGCTACAGGCGCAGAG CTTGGCCCAGACGTACAACCTGGATGTGATGGAGAGTTTACTTCCTGAGAAGCCAAAGTGTGGATCCTGTGGGAAAGAGGCTGCAAAGAGATGCTCTCGATGTCAGGGAGAGTGGTACTGTCACAG agaaTGTCAGGTGAAGCACTGGCCTAAACACAAGAAAGCCTGCCAGCTCATGGCCGAGGCCACAGAGAAgatccagagggagctgcacatcagcagcagctga
- the nprl2 gene encoding GATOR1 complex protein NPRL2: MIGMANRIECIFFSEFHPTLGPKITYQVPEEYISRELFDTVQVYIITKPELQNKLITVTAMGKKLIGCPVCIEHKKYRRNALLFNLGLVCDAQTNTCALEPIVKKLSGYLTTLELESGFISNEESKQKLLPIMSTLLEELNATGACTLPIDESNTIHLKLIQLRKDPPIVQEYDVPVFTQCKDHFIKSQWDLTTQQILPYIDGFRHIQKISAEADVELNLVRIAVQNLLYYGVVTLVSIFQYSNVYCTTPKVQSLIDDKSIQEECLSYVTKQGQKRASLRDVFQLYCGLSPGTTVRDLCSRHAQQLQRVDERRLIQFGLMKSLIRRLQKYPVKVIRDERSRLPRLYTGCHSYDEICCKTGISYQELDERLENDPNIVVCWK; encoded by the exons ATGATTGGCATGGCCAATCGAATAGAGTGTATATTTTTTAGTGAGTTTCATCCCACCCTGGGTCCAAAGATAACATATCAG GTCCCAGAGGAATACATTTCACGGGAGCTCTTTGACACAGTTCAGGTTTATATTATCACCAAGCCAGAActacaaaacaaattaataacAGT CACTGCCATGGGAAAGAAATTAATCGGCTGTCCAGTGTGCATCGAACATAAAAAGTACAGACGAAATGCCCTGCTGTTTAACCTCGGGCTTGTTTGCGACGCCCAGACAAACACGTGTGCCCTGGAGCCGATTGTGAAGAAGCTGTCTGGGTACCTCACAACACTGGAG CTGGAGAGCGGTTTTATATCCAATGAGGAGAGCAAACAGAAACTTTTACCCATCATGTCGACCTTGTTGGAAGAACTTAATGCCACAGGAGCCTGCACCTTACCCATag ACGAGTCCAACACGATCCACCTAAAGCTGATCCAGCTGCGAAAGGACCCCCCGATTGTCCAGGAGTACGATGTGCCTGTCTTCACCCAGTGCAAAGACCATTTTATCAAATCTCAGTGGGACCTCACCACCCAACAG ATCCTGCCCTATATTGATGGATTTAGGCACATCCAGAAAATCTCTGCTGAAGCGGACGTAGAGCTGAATCTGGTTCGCATTGCTGTACAGAATCTCCT GTATTATGGTGTTGTGACCTTGGTGTCAATATTTCAG TACTCTAATGTGTATTGCACCACCCCGAAAGTCCAGAGCCTCATAGACGACAAATCCATTCAGGAGGAGTGCCTCAGCTACGTCACCAAGCAGG GTCAGAAGCGAGCCAGCCTGAGAGATGTGTTCCAGTTGTACTGTGGTCTGAGTCCAGGAACCACAGTCCGAGACCTTTGTTCACGTCACGCGCAGCAGCTTCAAAGAGTTGATGAGAG GAGGCTGATCCAGTTCGGCCTGATGAAGTCTCTCATCCGACGGCTGCAGAAATACCCGGTGAAGGTGATCCGCGATGAGAGGAGCAGGCTGCCACGACTCTATACCGGCTGTCATAGTTATGATGAGATCTGCTGCAAAACAG GGATCAGTTACCAGGAGCTGGATGAGCGTTTGGAAAATGATCCCAATATCGTTGTGTGCTGGAAGTGA
- the hemk1 gene encoding MTRF1L release factor glutamine methyltransferase isoform X1 produces the protein MHGGLFILIMWRRSLSAGYRCFGPKGFWGSHAVRRCSAPALPAGRITALQAVDLWKTHFWESGVTEPDHSSHYIMAHLLGGKTIESLEQAKLTELLSREKTEQMWKLCTRRLSRMPVQYVIEEWDFRGLTLKMRPPVFIPRPETEELVELVLTDLEMKPGTGVGADAQQTCMEVGCGSGAISLSLLKSLPELIAVAVDQSQDAVDLTAENALWLGLQDRLQVYHLDVMKDAEKLLSLCSPVSTLVSNPPYLFSDDMLLLEPEVIRFEDHAALDGGKDGLKVIKQILTLAPQILSNKGRVYLEVDPRHPPLIRRWVEANVEELHYVETRHDITGRPRFCILQKGKSNKDHKLDLD, from the exons ATGCACGGGGGTCTGTTTATATTGATCATGTGGAGAAGATCTTTGAGTGCAGGCTACAGATGCTTTGGACCCAAg GGATTTTGGGGCTCCCATGCAGTGCGCAGATGCAGCGCCCCGGCCTTACCTGCGGGCAGGATCACAGCACTTCAGGCGGTGGACTTATGGAAGACACACTTCTGGGAGAGTGGTGTGACGGAGCCTGACCACTCTAGCCACTACATCATGGCTCATCTGCTCGGGGGTAAAACT ATTGAAAGCCTTGAGCAGGCAAAGTTGACAGAGCTCCTCAGCCGAGAAAAGACAGAGCAGATGTGGAAGCTCTGCACTCGACGCCTATCCAG AATGCCTGTGCAGTATGTAATTGAAGAGTGGGACTTCAGAGGTCTGACGCTGAAGATGAGACCTCCTGTGTTCATACCAAGACCTGAAACTGAG gAGTTGGTTGAACTCGTGCTCACTGATCTGGAGATGAAGCCGGGGACTGGAGTGGGTGCAGATGCCCAGCAGACATGTATGGAAGTGGGATGTGGCTCTGGTGCCATTTCTCTTAGTCTGCTGAAGAGTCTTCCTGAG CTTATAGCCGTGGCAGTGGATCAAAGCCAGGATGCTGTGGATTTAACAGCAGAGAATGCGTTATG GTTGGGGCTTCAGGACAGGTTACAGGTTTATCATCTAGATGTTATGAAAG ATGCAGAAAAGTTGCTGAGCCTCTGCAGCCCAGTTTCGACTTTGGTCAGTAACCCTCCGTACCTGTTCTCAGACGACATGTTGTTACTGGAACCTGAAGTTATCAG GTTTGAAGACCACGCTGCTTTAGATGGAGGTAAAGATGGCCTAAAAGTGATCAAACAGATTTTGACTCTGGCTCCGCAGATTCTATCAAATAAAGG TCGTGTTTACTTGGAGGTGGATCCCAGACACCCTCCGCTCATTCGACGATGGGTAGAGGCAAATGTGGAAGAGCTGCATTATGTCGAGACACGGCACGACATCACCGGCAG GCCGCGATTCTGCATCCTTCAGAAAGGGAAGTCAAACAAGGACCACAAGCTGGATCTGGATTGA
- the hemk1 gene encoding MTRF1L release factor glutamine methyltransferase isoform X2, which yields MHGGLFILIMWRRSLSAGYRCFGPKGFWGSHAVRRCSAPALPAGRITALQAVDLWKTHFWESGVTEPDHSSHYIMAHLLGGKTIESLEQAKLTELLSREKTEQMWKLCTRRLSRMPVQYVIEEWDFRGLTLKMRPPVFIPRPETEELVELVLTDLEMKPGTGVGADAQQTCMEVGCGSGAISLSLLKSLPELIAVAVDQSQDAVDLTAENALWLGLQDRLQVYHLDVMKEKLLSLCSPVSTLVSNPPYLFSDDMLLLEPEVIRFEDHAALDGGKDGLKVIKQILTLAPQILSNKGRVYLEVDPRHPPLIRRWVEANVEELHYVETRHDITGRPRFCILQKGKSNKDHKLDLD from the exons ATGCACGGGGGTCTGTTTATATTGATCATGTGGAGAAGATCTTTGAGTGCAGGCTACAGATGCTTTGGACCCAAg GGATTTTGGGGCTCCCATGCAGTGCGCAGATGCAGCGCCCCGGCCTTACCTGCGGGCAGGATCACAGCACTTCAGGCGGTGGACTTATGGAAGACACACTTCTGGGAGAGTGGTGTGACGGAGCCTGACCACTCTAGCCACTACATCATGGCTCATCTGCTCGGGGGTAAAACT ATTGAAAGCCTTGAGCAGGCAAAGTTGACAGAGCTCCTCAGCCGAGAAAAGACAGAGCAGATGTGGAAGCTCTGCACTCGACGCCTATCCAG AATGCCTGTGCAGTATGTAATTGAAGAGTGGGACTTCAGAGGTCTGACGCTGAAGATGAGACCTCCTGTGTTCATACCAAGACCTGAAACTGAG gAGTTGGTTGAACTCGTGCTCACTGATCTGGAGATGAAGCCGGGGACTGGAGTGGGTGCAGATGCCCAGCAGACATGTATGGAAGTGGGATGTGGCTCTGGTGCCATTTCTCTTAGTCTGCTGAAGAGTCTTCCTGAG CTTATAGCCGTGGCAGTGGATCAAAGCCAGGATGCTGTGGATTTAACAGCAGAGAATGCGTTATG GTTGGGGCTTCAGGACAGGTTACAGGTTTATCATCTAGATGTTATGAAAG AAAAGTTGCTGAGCCTCTGCAGCCCAGTTTCGACTTTGGTCAGTAACCCTCCGTACCTGTTCTCAGACGACATGTTGTTACTGGAACCTGAAGTTATCAG GTTTGAAGACCACGCTGCTTTAGATGGAGGTAAAGATGGCCTAAAAGTGATCAAACAGATTTTGACTCTGGCTCCGCAGATTCTATCAAATAAAGG TCGTGTTTACTTGGAGGTGGATCCCAGACACCCTCCGCTCATTCGACGATGGGTAGAGGCAAATGTGGAAGAGCTGCATTATGTCGAGACACGGCACGACATCACCGGCAG GCCGCGATTCTGCATCCTTCAGAAAGGGAAGTCAAACAAGGACCACAAGCTGGATCTGGATTGA
- the cisha gene encoding cytokine-inducible SH2-containing protein encodes MILCVPGPRASLPVAPSTEAPRGMRAGTVPPTPCLQSTPPLWDPTKDLRAIASNFCYLENSGWYWGAVTAAQAHAALQEASEGAFLVRDSSHPLYMLTLSVRTARGPTSIRIQYSGAQFLLDSSSPARPSLSSFPNVPSLVQHYMGPKTKAEEGKVEEDALTKPSQQTIQESSVVLKLKRAVYKPQGLPSLQHLTRLVINRHSDCPDQLPLPRPLLRYIQDYPFKV; translated from the exons ATGATTCTTTGTGTACCAGG TCCTAGAGCCTCTCTGCCCGTTGCTCCGTCCACTGAAGCCCCACGGGGCATGCGGGCAGGAACGGTACCTCCAACCCCTTGCCTTCAAAGCACCCCTCCGCTATGGGACCCCACAAAAGACCTGCGGGCAATCGCCAGCAACTTCTGCTATCTAGAAAATTCAG gatggTACTGGGGAGCTGTAACTGCGGCTCAAGCCCACGCTGCACTTCAAGAGGCATCTGAAGGAGCCTTCTTGGTACGGGACAGCAGCCACCCTCTGTACATGCTGACCCTCTCGGTCAGGACCGCACGCGGCCCCACCAGTATACGGATCCAGTACAGCGGCGCCCAGTTCTTGCTCGACTCCAGCTCCCCGGCCCGGCCCAGCCTGTCGTCCTTCCCCAACGTGCCCAGCCTGGTGCAGCACTACATGGGAccaaagacaaaagcagaggaggggaaggtggaggaggacgcTCTCACGAAACCCTCTCAGCAGACAATACAGGAGTCGTCTGTGGTGTTAAAACTGAAGCGGGCCGTGTACAAGCCCCAGGGTCTCCCGTCCTTACAGCACCTCACACGTCTCGTCATTAACAGACACTCTGACTGCCCTGACCAGCTACCACTCCCGAGGCCTCTGCTGCGTTACATACAGGACTATCCCTTCAAGGTATGA
- the twf2 gene encoding twinfilin-2 isoform X1, which produces MFLALVVTTELREFLARARGGAVRLIKVRIQDEQLVLGAYREPEKSWDQDYDHFLLPLLDDQEPCYILYRLDSQNAQGYEWIFISWSPDQSPIKQKMLYAATRATVKKEFGGGHVKYEIFGTAEEDICLLGYQHHVSSCSGPAPLTLAEQELQRIKITEGRVKQVKTEISVESKHQTLQGLAFPLQETARRALQQLAQKRINYIQLRLDVEKETIELVHANPTDTRDLPRRVPKDTPRYHFFLYKHSHEGDYLESVVFIYSMPGYSCSIKERMLYSSCKSRLLEEVEKDYHLEIAKKLEIDDGDELTEDFLYDEVHPKQHAHKQAFAKPRGPAGKRGHKRLIKGTGETRQDS; this is translated from the exons ATGTTTCTCGCACTAGTGGTGACGACAGAGCTGAGGGAGTTCCTGGCCAGGGCAAGAGGTGGAGCAGTGCGCCTCATCAAGGTGCGCATCCAAGATG AGCAGCTGGTGCTGGGGGCCTACAGAGAGCCGGAAAAGAGCTGGGACCAGGATTATgatcacttcctgcttcctctcctcgACGACCAGGAGCCCTGCTACATCCTATACCGCCTCGACTCCCAGAATGCACAGGGCTACGAGTGGATCTTCATATCATGGTCTCCTGATCAGTCTCCA ATAAAACAGAAGATGTTGTACGCTGCCACTCGTGCCACAGTGAAGAAAGAGTTTGGTGGTGGTCATGTGAAGTATGAGATATTTGGCACAGCTGAG GAGGACATCTGTTTGCTGGGATACCAGCATCATGTGTCATCCTGCTCAGGTCCTGCCCCGCTCACACTAGCTGAGCAGGAGCTCCAGAGGATCAAAATCACCGAG GGCCGAGTTAAACAG GTGAAGACAGAGATCAGTGTGGAGAGCAAGCACCAGACACTTCAGGGCCTCGCTTTCCCACTGCAGGAGACGGCCAGAAGAGCCCTGCAGCAACTTGCCCAAAAACGTATCAACTACATACAACTG aGGTTGGATGTAGAGAAGGAGACAATCGAGCTGGTTCACGCTAACCCGACAGACACTCGAGATTTACCCCGGAGAGTTCCAAAAGACACTCCCAGATACCACTTCTTCCTTTACAAACACTCCCATGAAGGAGACTACCTGGAATCTGTCG TGTTCATATACTCCATGCCTGGATACAGCTGTAGCATTAAGGAGCGGATGTTGTACTCCAGCTGCAAGAGTCGGCtactggaggaggtggagaaagatTATCATCTGGAAATTGCTAAAAAG TTGGAAATTGATGACGGAGATGAACTGACAGAGGACTTTCTGTACGATGAGGTCCATCCCAAGCAGCATGCCCACAAACAGGCCTTTGCTAAGCCCCGCGGTCCAGCAGGGAAAAGGGGACACAAGCGCCTCATTAAGGGGACAGGAGAGACCAGACAGGACAGCTAG
- the twf2 gene encoding twinfilin-2 isoform X2 codes for MFLALVVTTELREFLARARGGAVRLIKVRIQDEQLVLGAYREPEKSWDQDYDHFLLPLLDDQEPCYILYRLDSQNAQGYEWIFISWSPDQSPIKQKMLYAATRATVKKEFGGGHVKYEIFGTAEEDICLLGYQHHVSSCSGPAPLTLAEQELQRIKITEVKTEISVESKHQTLQGLAFPLQETARRALQQLAQKRINYIQLRLDVEKETIELVHANPTDTRDLPRRVPKDTPRYHFFLYKHSHEGDYLESVVFIYSMPGYSCSIKERMLYSSCKSRLLEEVEKDYHLEIAKKLEIDDGDELTEDFLYDEVHPKQHAHKQAFAKPRGPAGKRGHKRLIKGTGETRQDS; via the exons ATGTTTCTCGCACTAGTGGTGACGACAGAGCTGAGGGAGTTCCTGGCCAGGGCAAGAGGTGGAGCAGTGCGCCTCATCAAGGTGCGCATCCAAGATG AGCAGCTGGTGCTGGGGGCCTACAGAGAGCCGGAAAAGAGCTGGGACCAGGATTATgatcacttcctgcttcctctcctcgACGACCAGGAGCCCTGCTACATCCTATACCGCCTCGACTCCCAGAATGCACAGGGCTACGAGTGGATCTTCATATCATGGTCTCCTGATCAGTCTCCA ATAAAACAGAAGATGTTGTACGCTGCCACTCGTGCCACAGTGAAGAAAGAGTTTGGTGGTGGTCATGTGAAGTATGAGATATTTGGCACAGCTGAG GAGGACATCTGTTTGCTGGGATACCAGCATCATGTGTCATCCTGCTCAGGTCCTGCCCCGCTCACACTAGCTGAGCAGGAGCTCCAGAGGATCAAAATCACCGAG GTGAAGACAGAGATCAGTGTGGAGAGCAAGCACCAGACACTTCAGGGCCTCGCTTTCCCACTGCAGGAGACGGCCAGAAGAGCCCTGCAGCAACTTGCCCAAAAACGTATCAACTACATACAACTG aGGTTGGATGTAGAGAAGGAGACAATCGAGCTGGTTCACGCTAACCCGACAGACACTCGAGATTTACCCCGGAGAGTTCCAAAAGACACTCCCAGATACCACTTCTTCCTTTACAAACACTCCCATGAAGGAGACTACCTGGAATCTGTCG TGTTCATATACTCCATGCCTGGATACAGCTGTAGCATTAAGGAGCGGATGTTGTACTCCAGCTGCAAGAGTCGGCtactggaggaggtggagaaagatTATCATCTGGAAATTGCTAAAAAG TTGGAAATTGATGACGGAGATGAACTGACAGAGGACTTTCTGTACGATGAGGTCCATCCCAAGCAGCATGCCCACAAACAGGCCTTTGCTAAGCCCCGCGGTCCAGCAGGGAAAAGGGGACACAAGCGCCTCATTAAGGGGACAGGAGAGACCAGACAGGACAGCTAG